A genomic window from candidate division Zixibacteria bacterium HGW-Zixibacteria-1 includes:
- the pruA gene encoding 1-pyrroline-5-carboxylate dehydrogenase: MGNFKVPIPKNEPVLDYKPGSAERAGIDKAVADLKAQKIDVPMVIGGQEIRVGDPIKITSPHDHSLELGQYYQGGKEQIEMAINAAAKAKKDWEFLPWEEKAAIFLKAADLLTGPYRYKMNAATMLAHSKSIFQAEIDAVCELADFFRYNVYYAEQIFNMQPDNAKGIWDRLDYRPLEGFIFAVTPFNFVSIAGNLPTAPAIMGNTVIWKPASSVTYTAYIIMQILKEAGLPDGVVNMVTARGADVGEYVLKSPDLAGIHFTGSTGVFQTMWKTVGTNIAKYKSYPRIVGETGGKDFIFVHNSANVEEVATAIIRGAFEFQGQKCSAASRSYIPKSLWPKIKEKLQVDMKDVKMGGVEDVGNFVNAIIDRSAYNDIVAFIDYTKEANDAEFLCGGHYDDSKGWFIEPTIVVTTNPKFKLMEEEIFGPVMTIYIYEDNEYEKTLELCDETSPYALTGAIFARDRKAVVTASKMLRQAAGNFYINDKPTGAVVAQQPFGGARASGTNDKAGSWLNMIRWTSPRSIKENFLTPRYFKYPFMG, from the coding sequence ATGGGAAACTTCAAAGTACCAATCCCGAAAAACGAACCGGTCCTTGATTATAAACCGGGTTCGGCGGAAAGAGCCGGGATTGATAAAGCTGTCGCCGATCTTAAGGCACAGAAAATAGACGTTCCGATGGTTATCGGTGGTCAGGAGATCCGGGTTGGCGATCCCATTAAAATAACCTCTCCACATGATCACTCGCTGGAGTTGGGGCAATATTATCAGGGCGGTAAAGAGCAGATTGAGATGGCCATCAACGCCGCCGCCAAAGCCAAGAAAGACTGGGAATTCCTTCCGTGGGAAGAAAAAGCGGCGATTTTTCTGAAAGCGGCCGATCTTCTCACCGGACCATATCGGTATAAAATGAATGCCGCCACCATGCTGGCGCACAGTAAGTCGATTTTTCAGGCCGAAATCGATGCCGTCTGCGAACTGGCCGATTTCTTCCGTTACAATGTTTATTATGCCGAACAGATATTCAATATGCAGCCGGATAATGCCAAAGGTATCTGGGACAGGCTCGACTACCGCCCGCTGGAAGGATTTATTTTTGCGGTGACACCGTTTAACTTTGTTTCGATTGCCGGCAACCTGCCGACCGCCCCGGCGATCATGGGCAACACGGTGATCTGGAAACCGGCTTCGTCGGTGACCTACACCGCTTACATCATAATGCAGATTCTCAAAGAAGCGGGGCTTCCGGACGGCGTCGTCAATATGGTCACCGCCCGCGGCGCCGATGTCGGCGAGTATGTTCTTAAGAGTCCGGATCTGGCCGGAATTCATTTCACCGGTTCGACCGGCGTGTTTCAGACCATGTGGAAAACGGTCGGAACGAATATCGCCAAATATAAGTCATATCCGCGCATAGTCGGTGAGACCGGCGGCAAGGATTTCATCTTCGTGCATAATTCGGCCAATGTCGAGGAAGTGGCGACGGCCATTATCCGGGGCGCCTTTGAGTTCCAGGGGCAGAAATGCTCCGCGGCTTCGCGCAGTTATATTCCCAAATCACTCTGGCCGAAGATTAAAGAGAAGCTGCAGGTCGATATGAAAGATGTCAAGATGGGCGGGGTCGAGGATGTCGGCAATTTCGTCAATGCCATTATCGATCGCAGCGCCTACAATGATATCGTGGCCTTTATAGATTATACCAAAGAGGCGAACGACGCCGAGTTCCTCTGCGGCGGGCATTATGATGATTCCAAGGGATGGTTTATCGAGCCGACCATTGTGGTTACGACCAATCCCAAATTCAAGCTGATGGAAGAAGAAATTTTCGGGCCGGTGATGACTATCTATATCTATGAAGACAATGAATACGAAAAGACTCTTGAATTATGCGACGAGACTTCGCCGTACGCTCTCACCGGGGCCATTTTCGCCAGGGACCGCAAAGCGGTCGTGACGGCGTCGAAGATGCTTCGGCAAGCGGCCGGTAATTTCTATATCAATGACAAACCGACCGGGGCGGTGGTGGCGCAGCAGCCATTCGGCGGCGCGCGTGCATCCGGTACCAACGATAAAGCCGGGTCATGGCTGAATATGATTCGGTGGACATCGCCGCGCTCGATTAAAGAGAATTTCCTGACTCCCCGGTATTTCAAATATCCCTTTATGGGATGA
- a CDS encoding carboxypeptidase M32, translating into MSNNAEKAYKELVEKWREVSLIASCAGMLHWDQETYMPKGGGEHRAEQVAYLSGLAHSKAVDPKVGELLKTVEGSDLVKDEFSDTGSNMREMRHQYDMETKLPQRLVEELSRTTAIAQNVWVVARKECDFAKFLPHLEKIAKLKREQADCLGYKKEPYDALLDHYEPGMTTEMIRGIFEGFRQELVDLVHAIADSPKKPKVSILEKEYPIDRQILFSQEAAAAIGLNFHTGRLDVSAHPFTTGLGPGDTRITTRYNLHHLGQAFFGTLHEGGHAIYDQGLDPAHYGIPRGEAVSLGIHESQSRMWENHVGRGKSFWKHFFPRAQQMFPENLSDVKFDDFFFAINDVRPSFIRVEADEVTYNLHIMLRFELELALLNGDLQPKDLPATWNDRFTKYFGITPKNDAEGCLQDVHWSAGLIGYFPTYSLGNLYAAQFYVKAEEDIRYLDDQFASGNFTELKAWLNKNIHAHGQRYRAAKLVEVVTGKKLDHKYAMSYLKSKYGELYGL; encoded by the coding sequence ATGTCAAACAATGCCGAAAAAGCTTATAAAGAGTTAGTTGAAAAGTGGAGAGAAGTAAGCCTTATCGCCAGTTGTGCCGGAATGCTGCATTGGGATCAGGAAACCTATATGCCCAAGGGGGGCGGAGAGCACCGCGCCGAGCAGGTCGCTTATCTGTCGGGGCTGGCTCACAGCAAGGCGGTCGATCCCAAAGTCGGCGAACTCTTGAAGACGGTCGAAGGTTCCGACCTTGTCAAGGATGAATTCTCCGATACCGGATCCAATATGCGCGAAATGCGCCATCAATATGACATGGAAACCAAACTTCCGCAGAGGCTGGTCGAGGAGCTTTCGCGGACGACGGCCATCGCTCAGAATGTCTGGGTCGTCGCTCGAAAGGAATGCGATTTTGCTAAATTCCTGCCGCATCTGGAGAAAATAGCCAAATTAAAACGGGAGCAGGCCGACTGCCTCGGTTATAAAAAAGAGCCCTATGACGCGCTTCTGGATCATTACGAGCCCGGTATGACCACGGAAATGATAAGGGGAATCTTTGAGGGTTTTCGGCAGGAACTGGTTGATCTGGTTCACGCCATCGCCGATTCTCCGAAAAAACCAAAGGTCTCGATTCTTGAGAAAGAATATCCGATCGACCGCCAGATACTGTTTTCGCAGGAAGCGGCAGCGGCCATCGGCCTTAATTTTCACACCGGGAGGCTCGATGTTTCGGCGCACCCGTTCACGACCGGGCTTGGCCCCGGCGACACCCGGATAACGACCCGCTATAATCTGCATCATCTGGGGCAGGCCTTTTTCGGGACGCTGCATGAAGGCGGCCACGCCATCTATGACCAGGGTTTGGATCCGGCGCATTATGGTATCCCGAGGGGCGAAGCGGTATCGCTGGGTATTCATGAGTCGCAGTCGCGGATGTGGGAAAATCATGTCGGTCGCGGTAAATCATTCTGGAAGCATTTCTTCCCGCGGGCCCAGCAGATGTTTCCCGAAAATCTGAGCGATGTCAAATTCGATGATTTCTTTTTCGCCATCAACGATGTGCGCCCGTCATTCATCAGGGTGGAGGCGGATGAGGTGACCTATAATCTGCACATTATGCTTCGTTTTGAGCTGGAACTGGCCCTGCTCAATGGCGACCTGCAGCCAAAGGATCTGCCGGCGACCTGGAATGACAGGTTTACGAAATACTTCGGCATTACGCCCAAAAATGATGCCGAGGGGTGTCTTCAGGATGTGCACTGGTCGGCCGGATTGATCGGCTATTTCCCGACATATTCGCTGGGCAATCTTTATGCCGCGCAGTTCTATGTCAAGGCGGAAGAGGATATCAGGTATCTTGACGATCAATTTGCGTCCGGAAACTTTACCGAACTGAAAGCCTGGCTGAACAAGAATATCCATGCTCACGGTCAGCGTTACCGGGCCGCCAAGCTGGTCGAAGTTGTCACCGGCAAGAAGCTTGACCATAAGTATGCCATGTCGTACCTTAAGAGCAAGTACGGCGAACTGTATGGATTATAA